CTGGGGGCGGGCCTGCTCTGGTTCGGCTGGTTCGGCTTCAACGCCGGGTCCGCGCTCGGCGCCAACGGTCTCGCCGCCGCCGCGTTCCTCAACACCCTGGCCGCCGGCTGCACCGGCCTCCTCGGCTGGCTCTTCGTGGAGCAGAAGCGGGACGGGCACCCCACCACCCTCGGCGCCGCGTCGGGCGCGGTCGCCGGGCTCGTCGCGATCACTCCGGCGTGCGGGGTCGTGGGGCTGGTCGGGGCGCTGGTCGTGGGGCTCGCCGCGGGTGTGGTCTGTTCGTACGCCGTCGGCTGGAAGTTCAAGCTGAACTACGACGACTCCCTCGACGTGGTCGGTGTGCACCTGGTCGGCGGGATCGTCGGGACCGTCCTGATCGGGCTGTTCGCGACGTCCTCGATGACCGGCGGCCCCGAGGGGCTGCTGTACGGCGGCGGGCTCGGGCAGCTCGGGCGGCAGCTGGTCGCGGTCGTCGTGATCGCCGCGTACGCCTTCCTCGTCACGTACGGCATCGCCAAGGTCATCGACCGGCTCATCGGCTTCCGGGCCGACGAGGAGCACGAACAGCAGGGCCTGGACCTGACCGTGCACGCCGAGAGCGCCTACGATCACGGGGTTCTGGGGCACGGCGCCCCGCTCTCCGCCACACCTAAGGTGCACGCATGAAGCTGGTCACGGCCGTCGTGAAGCCGCACAAGCTGGACGAGGTGAAGACCGCGCTCCAGGAGCTCGGCGTGCAGGGTCTCACCGTCACCGAGGCGAGCGGCTACGGCCGCCAGCGCGGGCACACCGAGGTGTACCGGGGCGCGGAGTACCGCATCGATCTGGTGCCCAAGATCCGCATCGAGGTGCTGGTCGACGACGCGGACGCCGACGCCGTGATCGACGCCGTCGTCCGTGCCGCGCACACCGGGAAGATCGGCGACGGG
The sequence above is drawn from the Streptomyces sp. NBC_01465 genome and encodes:
- a CDS encoding P-II family nitrogen regulator, which translates into the protein MKLVTAVVKPHKLDEVKTALQELGVQGLTVTEASGYGRQRGHTEVYRGAEYRIDLVPKIRIEVLVDDADADAVIDAVVRAAHTGKIGDGKVWAVPVETAVRVRTGERGPDAL
- a CDS encoding ammonium transporter → MTRIDTGDTAWLLAATALVLLMTPGLALFYGGMVRTKSVLNMLMMSFVSIALVTVVWLLAGYSLAFGDDAGGGLIGGLDHLGMAGIGVGSVHGTVPTLLFATFQLTFAIITAALISGAVADRAKFAAWLVFVPVWALLVYVPVAHWVWGPGGWILTKLKALDFAGGLPVEITSGASGLALCLVLGPRLGFKKDAMRPHNLPMVVLGAGLLWFGWFGFNAGSALGANGLAAAAFLNTLAAGCTGLLGWLFVEQKRDGHPTTLGAASGAVAGLVAITPACGVVGLVGALVVGLAAGVVCSYAVGWKFKLNYDDSLDVVGVHLVGGIVGTVLIGLFATSSMTGGPEGLLYGGGLGQLGRQLVAVVVIAAYAFLVTYGIAKVIDRLIGFRADEEHEQQGLDLTVHAESAYDHGVLGHGAPLSATPKVHA